The window AAGAAAATATCCCAGGCGAAAACTAGGCTGTGCCGCGTTGTTCAAGGGGGGCACCCAGGCGCTTGAGAATGTCCGTATACGTGATATAAGCAGAGGCGGTATATTCGTTGAATCCCAGAATCCTACCTGCCATGGTGAAACTGTCATTATCAATATAGATGAATACAATATCGGCAGGGACCTCGGCATAAAAGGCATCGTGGTTA of the Desulfomonilia bacterium genome contains:
- a CDS encoding PilZ domain-containing protein; its protein translation is MEEKRKYPRRKLGCAALFKGGTQALENVRIRDISRGGIFVESQNPTCHGETVIINIDEYNIGRDLGIKGIVVRNIPEYGMGIQILSTTNDDYLREWLSR